The Diabrotica virgifera virgifera chromosome 4, PGI_DIABVI_V3a genome segment aataaatgtaattatagtttaATCCTCAGGTTTATCTGGGGGTGGTCCACAGGGTTGCAGCATCTTCTCCATTAAATTAAACTTAACACGAGCTTTCGCTTCATTTTCACAAACGGCAATGTAATTGATTAAATCTGGATGACCCAAATAGCTGGAAAAACTATCCCGGTGTTGATTTACCAACCATTCATATTTGGTGGTATCTGCATGACCAGTACCAATATATTTTGACTGCAGATGTTCTAATTGACTGTGGATATTATATCGATCTCCCATATTACGCGATTTATTGTCAAATAATTGTTCGGAGAGTCTTTAcaattaaatgtttttattttgattcgcTTCCTTCCTTGTTTTCAGCTATTTTTTAAGCTGCTAACTGTAACTGTCAACGTCAAATTCATTCTTCAATCAAGAATCTTCATTCATTTCAGAAGTTTTCTGTCTGCCAAATGTTGGTCCTTGGTCCTTTAActcttagacaaggaaaaaagagaggacgggtaacactcatttaaaacacacgttccaaaagtgaagccagggcccggattacgtacactcgatacgcatcgtatccgccatgttttaccgtagcgccttatgggaaaacatggcggatacgattcgtatcgagtgttcatAATCCGGGCCCaggtttttggtttgtttgtcaccagaaacatggcggtcacgtcaaaaataacaatgggttgccagtggtgggtgttcgttgaaggttaaaatttcataaaaaataaagtaaatcatcatctaaaattcgtaataaaaacatatgtatgtattgaaacatatgtacgtaatatgagcaacttaataaaatatttaccgtacacaaattcttcattttaaatacatttcatgtttttattttaaatactcaatgcataacaataccccaaagatacgtcgatgatcaaaatctctggtgtcagtttggcttcacttttggtcataggattactcgtcctctctctttccttgtctaagctTTAACTCTTGATTATCCAATGGTGTGAAGTTTAAGTTTACTACTTATTACACAGAACAAGATTTTGTTCTTTGTTATTATGCATCAGATGTCCCAATGACAGTTCACAGTTTGGCGCCAGTCAAATAAAAAGGAGGCAAATAGACAAAACATTTTTCTTGGATCACGTTTATTTGATTCTTGTAACAATGTAATTTCTATTTAAATAACCAGCTGggacaatattaaaatatattgcaACCATTCTAAAATCCGGTAAGCTATAAGCCGTGTTATTTTCTTTAACCTTTAACCCCATAAGATAGGAGCTTCAGAATTCAAACCCATAAGTGTTGTTTGAAAGATTAgccaatatataatttttatgtaatttcCTTACTTATTTAGAGTCTGTAAACAGCCTAAAATTAGTAAATGTTTCAAGTTATAAGAAATGAAGAACTTGTTGAAGCTTGTTATTATCTTCAGTATCCCTAATCAAGATTAAACCTGAGCCTTTCACTAATTTATGTACCTGAAACCAGAATCCTTAATACCTAGGAATCAACATCAATTAGACTAGATATTGCCAAGATTATAACAAGAAGATTCATTTAATGCTAGTTTGTCATATTTGATGGTGTGGTTAGGCTTCGGGTTTAGTTAGAAAGTAATTTATTGTTAATCTGTTTTAACACATTCACAGTCacaactgcatatgaagtcacttACTCCATAAGAAGACATGTATACATGTGAAGCgtgtctgtgaatgtgttaaTTATTATACCTGCTGTTCAGTATATTTACCTCACGAAATTTAATGATACTGATCAAATACATATGACTTTGTAATAGGCTTAAGATACGATTTTCTCAAATATTTTGTTGGCAAGTATAAGCATTGTGTCTAGGTAATATAAACAGTCTATATCTAATGCAAAAGTGTAGatatacgccagggaaataatTAAAAAGACCCTGTTCGGGACTGTGACAAATTCAGATATCTAAAATGTGCTTTAGTTATTATAggcccagtggcggctcgtggtaatttaaggagggtgttcaattaaagaatgtaattatacaaaCGGTGAATAAGCGCCACAGAcgaaaaatttttggggcctcgccaaaagatgttctgtaaaatgaaacctatcttcgacccgattagtcaggatgtcacacactttttttgttttgtgcagaatatgatacctactgaatgatggcgcttcttcggtggtgaaAGTGGAGGCAGAAGTTATGAATAAtgaaatggctttgtcaaaactgtttaaaaatccgtttattttaacggcatccaaagaccgagattgaaattaattctttgaaaatactaagcatggaaaacaaaataaagaatgtagtttatcacacccacATAATCAATCATAATCACCCACataagtttttctatattgttcaactttaaaacaatgtttaaactttttgtttcttattccacattcttgtaccaagtttatctccggccaagttagtccattctttttataagaagtcgattttcaaaactatttgcattttcttttataaacttcactgaataaggctccaccatcctaaaaaaactacctaccaatattgtatttaataaaatcccacaacagaaaatgccaaactgtgaatcgaaacgctTCGCCCCGGTCTCTGTATGCAGTGCACAAATCgtcaatgttttaagataggagaatccCTGGTTCATGGATTTAAGAGCTCTCGTTCTTCTATTCTATAGGGTTACTCTATAGTGgctgggttcaatttgaattctgcacttaccACATGCATCTAGCATAGCAGTGTTGTGCAAACaaattatgtgattaataaatacagttatattttaatgatactatgatatttatgagatttaaaaaaatattttaatgatatttatgagatttttaaaaatatgtattttaatgaaatttgattgggtgttcactgcacaagtgaaccaatggagaaactgCCCCTGTATAGGCCTGTATATAAAGAAAACCTATTTGTTTTATGCAGAGATTTAGGagtctttgattttttttcttaCAGTAAAAAGCTCAATATTTGAGGTAAAATTGCAAAACTTTTCAAATCTTAAAACATAATAATTGAAAGCTTTAAAATAGATATTACTAAAGTTTTAATCACTGCCGTTTGATccaggttatcgaaaatccgggttaactggagaatatggtaaaaattaataaaatacggtatacttacagataaactccattatcattgcaaaaacatgaaatacatattatgcacagtacatctaaataaCGTACAGTCCATCAAATACTGATGCAATATCGAATCACA includes the following:
- the LOC114326402 gene encoding splicing factor 3B subunit 5, translating into MGDRYNIHSQLEHLQSKYIGTGHADTTKYEWLVNQHRDSFSSYLGHPDLINYIAVCENEAKARVKFNLMEKMLQPCGPPPDKPED